The stretch of DNA ACAGATTTACACATCTGCAACGTGAAAATGAGTTGCACAAGGTAGGTTACTGTTCTcactaaaatgtttttttaagtaTGTCACATTGCCATAAATTGCAAAGgggatcttttaaaaaaaaaaaaacctttgtgtTTCTCCTTTTCAGAGTTCTTCAAGATCTTAGTCGCCATCAGTCAGCTGTAACACAAGCTGAGCTGGCCATGTGTCTGAGACTGGGTCAGAGGCAGCCTCTTTATCAACTACTGTCCATATCAACTCTAAAGCCCAAGCAGCGTCCCTGGCAGCCAACAGTCGGTAAACACAAGACCAGCCTTCACTCCATGCATCTCTCTGCCTCTTTGTCCTCATCGCTGACCATGTCTCGGGTGCCCTCAAAGCTGCGGAGTTGTTTCCGCAGGAACAGCGGCGGTGGGAACAAGAAACGTGTGGTGTTTGCAGACGCCATAGGATTGGAACTCACCGCTATACATCTGTTCAACCCTGAGCCGTCCTCCCCCACATCTGCCCCAGGGATGGGACCCTCTCCAGCTCAACGTCAAGACCAACAGTCAACTTCAAGCAAAATACTGTGCCACAAGATGCAGCTGGGTCTCCCTCAGTCCACACAAGACTTTAAAACCTTTCTTGCATCTCAGCGGGAGAGGATCGTCCAGCTTGAGAGCTGCAGCATTTCAGAGCACAGCCTAAGCGGCAAAGTGTGTGTCTCCCACGTTAGCACCAAAAAGGTTGTTCATATAAGGATGACTTTTGACTCTTGGAAGACTCATTATGACATTCCCTGCAAGTTCTTGCAGCATCAGCGGTGCAGTGGTTTAGATGTGGATGTTTTTTCCTTTGACATAAACTTACCCCAGAACATTGATCCAAAAGAGCGATGTGAGTTTTTCGTCTTATTCAGACCAGGACCTGGCTCTACGCACCACTGGGATGACAACAGGGGGCAGAATTACAGAGTGTGCATGGAAAAAGATGAATCAAGTGCGAGCCAAGGTAACACTAATCATTGTGACCCCACATTTTCAAAGCAACAACCACTGGCCTGGCCACAAGTGTCTGCTTGTATCCAAAATTCTGGCAATCTCCAGTATCTTAACAGGTGGTTGTCCAGCAGAGCATAGTGGAAAGATCCTTGCTGAAATAAGTAGATCAGTGAACTTgatgtaaacatttttttttaacatgcctGAGTTATGATATAATTATGTTAATATTGTAAATAATGACTCTCTTAAAAGTCTGTGTTGGATTGTCTGAAACATAACTCACACTCCTGAGCCGAACCAACCTGCTAAAATATGAATATTCTGAATAaattattatatttaaaaagaaaattctgtgtttctcttttctgCTGAATTATATGAAAAACCCTTTTCACTCATGGAGCCCTGCAGCCTTGGTTACACTGAAATATATACATACTGTAGCAGGACATATAAGCCATGATCAAGATGCCAAGGGGAGAAATTATTCAGAGTACATACCAATTTTCTCCAAGCATGTACACAGATGAGTAACTTGGCACTGGGGCACAAACTGTCTCAATGGAACCGCCTGTTCCTGGCACTCCCTTACCTTGCATGTTGAGAATTTTTATATGTTGCGCTGTACACAACTGGTTTGGCAAAGAGcaggtaaccatggcaacatcTAGGACAGCATGCATTTGGGTTGATGCATCGGGTTGTGTTTACATGCAAGGGTGGAGTCACCAATTGGTGCTTTGGCAACCACAGTGGGAAAGCGTCTGTCTTTGCTACTTTTGTTCCACTCCTTCTTAACCCTCATAGGGTCTTCGGGTGGacccattttcagtttttagcttaataaaaatgatacaaataattattttttcaaactaagattcattggccttggctcattttctgtgaggAACATAAATCAGAAAAATAATTCAATGACCCCCCCTGTATACTCCCCCTTCACATTTACATTACATACAGGGTCTTCGGGTCCACTGGACCCGGGGCTAGTGAAAGTGTGGAAATTATAGGTCCTGTGCACCCATATTTTCCCTTACTCCTCTCtgggcctctgtgtgtgtgtgtatgttggtaATTTACCAACTTTGTTGCAAAATTAGAGCACCCAACACTGTCTGAACCCAGATTCCCACACATTTTACCCTCTGTCTTGCGGGAACCAATCTTGGGGACCTGACACTATAAATAGCTCTGTCAGCGTGGTTCCATACCACAACTGATCAAGACGGCAAAGTGACTCTCTGTTCAGGCTGCCTTACAGTTGATAGTTGAAGAGACAGAGGGGTTTTGATAGTGATGCAGAGGAAGTAGAATTTGAGGATCACCCGAAATGATCATGGACCATAATGCCACAAAAGGAGGGGTGGATAACCTCAATAAGCTGGTGACTGCCTACAGCTGCAAACAGAAGACCCTACGATGGCCTCTGGTGATATTCTTTGATATGTTGGATATCTCCTTGTACAACACCTTCGTCATTTGGATGTCACTGAGCCCAGAGTAGAATGGGGGAAAGCTGCAGAAGAGGCGTCTCTTTCTTGAGgaattggggaaaatgttggtgAGACCTCAGATTGAGAGAAGACGACATCTTCCAAGAACCCCAATCTCTGCAGCCATTGTGAGGAGGATTCAGGGGGAAGATGACGGTGCCACATCCTCCCAAATTACAGAACCACCATCTGCAGAGCCTGAGGTAAGTGtttgatgctgttttttttttttttttttatttatttgtatagcacatttcatgtacaaacagttcaaagtgctttacataaaataaaagcattgcagcagggagtgcaagaagcattaaaaatacataaaataatataaagagaaacaaataaaatcatttaaatgaatttaaaatcaggcaacagtctagataagttaaaagatatttcatgcatagacacatgagaaaagaaatgtttttaacctggatttaaaaatgtctacatttggtgaaagtttaatctccactggcagtttgttccacttatttgcagcataacagctaaatgctgcttctccatgtttagtctggactctggactggaccagctgacctgagtccttggatctaagagctctgctgggtttatattctctgaacatatcacagatgtattttgggcctaaaccgttctgggatttgtaaaccatcagcaggcttttaaaatctattctatgactgactggaagccagtgtaaagattttaaaactggtgtgatgtgttcagatctcttagtccgggttaaaactctagcagcagcgttctggatgagctgcagatgtttaatgctctttttgggaagtccagttaaaagagcattacagtaatcgagtctactggagatgaatgcatggatgagtttctcctggtctttttgggagaggaaacctttaattctgttgatatttctgaggtggtaaaaagctgccttggtgacagctttgatgtggctgctgaaagtcagatctgagtctatcaacactccgaggttacgaacttggtcagtgattataaggtcccgagtctcaagatatgtaccaacgctgaccctcttctctttgctaccaaacagaatgatctcagttttgtcttcatttaattgtagaaaattctctctcatccaggtgtttacttcctccagacactgacacagaacgtcagctgggctgcagtcgtccggtgacagagacacataaagttgtgtatcgtctgcataactgtgataattgatgttaaaattctgcaatatctgacccaaagggagcatatacaagttaaacagaagaggtccaagaattgacccctgggggactccacaagtcatggccactcgctcagattcatagctgccaatagtaacaaaataactccggccttctaagtaggacctgaaccagttaaggaccgctccagaaagtccaacccagttttccagcctgtgcaacaggattctgtgatctacagtatcaaacccagcgctgaggtccaacagaaccaggactgaaacattaccagaatcagtattcaacctaatgtcgtttaacactttgaccagagctgtttcagtgctgtgatgacgtctgaagcctgattgaaacttatcaagacttccactttcattcagaaagtcgttgagctggttaaatacaactttctcaataatcttggatataaaagagaggttagagacaggtctgtagttgttcatcatagaggcatctagagttctcttctttaggagtggcttaatggcagctgtctttagtgacttgggaaaaatgcctgatgccagtgagctgttaactattcgtaggagatcactttctactgaggtaaaaacagtttttaaaaagtcggatggtattatgtccagagaacaagttgttgatttcagctgccgaactgtttcctctaggatttttaaatcaacattattaaattgtgacataacgtcagagttatttctaggttttagacacagattagttttcttgtttgtctgtgttgcgtgaatgttttgtctaattgttttgattttttggctaaaaaagtgggcaaattcgttgcatttctcagtggagaggaggtctgggtttgactgtttaggaggatttgtgagtttttcaaccatagcaaacagagttcgagaattgttgacattcttattaatcatttcagataaatgcagctgtctggccttgcacagctcattgttataactacgcaggttttctttatatagctcatagtgaatctgaagctttgttttcctcctatttacgttcagctttcctgcattctcttttcagatttttgaccgtagtggtgtttctccatggggttttctgtttgatcaaggtgctcttgagtcttatcggtgcaacagcttccattacattaaaaattttcaagttaaaatgatccagcattccttcaaccgactctgcgctcattgttggtaacataactatggcctcccttaactgagcacttgttttctcattgataaacctcttcttaactgagaagctggttgtttgaacattctgagtaatatgtaaatcaaataaaatacaaaaatggtcagacaaggccaaatcagtaacaacaacagaagaaatatcaacacctttagaaatgaccaggtccagaatgtgacctcgaaagtgggtaggttctgttacatgctgccacaaaccaaacatgtccagcacagaagaaaattctttggcagtaccatccgtcatattatccatgtgaatgttaaaatccccggtcaagataaaatggttaaaatcagtcgaaataacagacaataattcagaaaaatcatcaataaaacttgcacagtatcctggagatctgtaaatgattaagaacaggattttaggaacaccctttaaaataaaactcagatattcaaaagaagtgaaatcaccaaatgatatctctttacactggaatgtatctttaaagaaggcagcctcccccccacctttcctcccatttcggcatttatccataaaactaaagtttgggggagctgcttcattaagaacagtagcacttgtgctctctgttaaccatgtttctgtcagaaaaagaaaatctaaattgtgtgaaattatgaagtcattaactaacagtgacttattggacagagatctaatattaagtaaggctagctttgtggagtttacagtggtctctgttgtattctgagttgtacgtggtgccgataacagattagataaattcacccagcaggttgactgttttcgattccttcttttactaactaatacaggaatcctattgggccccagcttgttctcagaacagctgtcagaagtcggacttctatagcagggaccctgaacacatcatggcatggtagctttggtttgaacagtgctatctttgttttgaactctgggtgttgtgctgctccttgaacatcctgcacatccccttgtgtcctgctctgccaggacagatgatgtaagaggaggaggagggggtgccctgcgtttctcggttgatggtggtcgctggagtcctggctgggatagagacatccttttgagaccttggatgatgtggagtaaagggtctggtgagggggggggggggggggggggggctgggggttgtttgcctcgctgctgtgtccttcagtctaatctgtacagtcatgtttgggtttgccgtcccaacagcatgacgtaaatgtgcaccaagtaatctgcatccagttcgattgggatgcacgccatcaggtctgaaacgctccttacagttccaaaagatattaaagttatcaatgaacttaatcccatgggcgatgcatgcatttgacaaccatgtgttcaggccaagaagtctgctgaaaagttcaattcctttacccacagtaggaatagggccagaaatggagaccctatgtgctccatagtgacacagtctctcaaacagcagagaaaaatccttcttcaagatctcagagccagtcttccttctcagaatatcaaaagaccctgtatggacaatgatcctcgttGCAGTATAATAATTCATATTTCTGAGAGGGAGAAGTGTTAGTAAAGATCCTTATCTTTTCATTATTCTAGATGGCcggcaacaacaaaaagaagcgctgtgaagtgtgtggacccaagaaggacagaaaaacacattataaATGCACCCAGTGCAAGAAGTACATatgcaatacacacacacagtgaaactcTGCCCCCATGTGTGGTATAGTCTGGTATGAAAATAGTCGTGTTCAATGGGGCTAATGTGTTGTTCAGACAGATGTTATGTGTAAACTGACCTAACTAGGTTGCATTTCTaatgaaattcaaataaataatacttgcttcatttgtacatttgttgATTACTTTCCAGTTCTCCCTTTTTTATGATGCATTCcttattttgttacattttaataagaaaatgaacaaaaacgagtggcatttttattcataaatttaatttaacaaagGGAAAGGGAAAAAATGTAACATATGTGTTGTTTATAATACTTGCAATTGGGATAGAGTAAACATCTGCAGagtattttaacaaaaaaagatttgattatgttgaattaAAAGCCTCAAATAGCAATGGGTCCACCAGACCTAGCAGGACTCCCTGTGTAACAAAAAGACGAGGACCCTATAAGGGTTAATCACTTCCCTTTCAAACAGGTTTGTTCTTCAGTTTTTTTATCATCTGGGCCTCTGTGCCCCTGGCTTTCACTTTTTGTCAAGCGCCAAAGGTAAGTCGCATGAGCTGAACTGTTGCACACGTGCTGTTTGCACGTGCAGGTTTCCACACCCTGTACTTTAAAGCACgtttttgttgttggttttATGTGTTGGATTTTCCCTCTCTCCACTTCAAAAGaagccaaaaaataaataaatcacaaattgaattttaattctctttgttttatttcagagTGCAAGTTGGACACTTTTCATGATGTTAAGGTATGCTCACTCCATGCATCTCTCTGCCTCTTCGTCCTCATCGCTGACCATGTCTCGGGTGCCCTCAAAGCTGCGGAGTTGTTTCCGCAGGAACAGCGGCGGTGGGAACAAGAAACGTGTGGTGTTTGCAGACGCCATAGGATTGGAACTCACCGCTATACATCTGTTCAACCCTGAGCCGTCCTCCCCCACATCTGCCCCAGGGATGGGACCCTCTCCAGCCCAACGTCAAGACCAACAGTCAACTTCAAGCAAAATACTGTGCCACAAGATGCAGCTGGGTCTCCCTCAGTCCACACAAGACTTTAAAACCTTTCTTGCATCTCAGCGGGAGAGGATCGTCCAGCTTGAGAGCTGCAGCATTTCAGAGCACAGCCTAAGCGGCAAAGTGTGTGTCTCCCACGTTAGCACCAAAAAGGTTGTTCATATAAGGATGACTTTTGACTCTTGGAAGACTCATTATGACATTCCCTGCACGTTCTTGCAGCATCAGTGGTGCAGTGGTTTAGATGTGGATGTTTTTTCCTTTGACATAAACTTACCCCAGAACATTGATCCAAAAGAGCGATGTGAGTTTTTCGTCTTATTCAGACCAGGACCTGGCTCTACGTACCACTGGGATGACAACAGGGGGCAGAATTACAGAGTGTGCATGGAAAAAGATGAATCAAGTGCGAGCCAAGGTAACACTAATCATTGTGACCCCACATTTTCAAAGCAACAACCACTGGCCTGGCCACAAGTGTCTGCTTGTATCCAAAATTCTGGCAATCTCCAGTATCTTAACAGGTGGTTGTCCAGCAGAGCATAGTGGAAAGATCCTTGCTGAAATAAGTAGATCAGTGAACTTgatgtaaacatttttttttaacagacctGAGTTATGATATAATTATGTTAATATATTTAAATAATGACTCTCTTAAACGTCTGTGTTGGATTGTCTGAAACATAACTCACACTCCTGAGCCGAACCAACCTGCTAAAATATGAATATTCTGAATAaattattatatttaaaaagaaaatgctgtgtttctcttttctgCTGAATTATATGAAAAACCCTTTTCACTCATGGAGCCCTGCAGCCTTGGTTACACTGAAATATATACATACTGTAGCAGGACATATAAGCCATGATCAAGATGCCTAGGTGAGAAATTATTCAGAGTACATACCAATTTTCTCCAAGCATGTACACAGATGAGTAACTTGGCACTGGGGCACAAACTGTCTCAATGGAACCGCCTGTTCCTGGCACTCCCTTACCTTGCATGTTGGGATTTTTTACATCTTGTGCTGTACACAACTGGTTTGGCAAAGAGcaggtaaccatggcaacatcTGTCACAGCATGGATTTGGGTTGACGCATGGGATTGTGTTTACATGCAAGGGTGGAGTCACCAACGAGTACTTTGGCAACCACAGTGGGAAAGCGTCTGTCTTTGCTTCTCTTGTTCCTCTCCTTCTTAATCACTTCCCTTTCAAACAGGTTTGTTCTTCAATTTTTTATCATCTGGGCCACTGTGTCCCTGGCTTTCACTTTTTGGCAATCGCCAAAGTCTCGTGAGCTGAAAGTTGCACATGTGCTGTTTGCACGTGCAAGTTTCCACTTTAAAgccaaaaaatgaataaatcacaaATTGAATTTTAAttctctttgttttatttcagagTGCAAGTTGGACACTTTTCAGTATGTTAAGGAAGTGTCTTGATTCTTGAAATAAGGCATGCCGCATTTAGAACCATACGGTCATTTGAGAAACAATACACCATCTTCAAATTCAAATGTTTCATACAAAGACacataataacaataaaaataataattataactTCTGGTCCTCACCAGGTCTTAATtttaggtaaatacaacctcaaacAAACAACTGCACATGACATGTAACACCATATCATGATTTACTCATCAAAACCAAAATGCAGAGGCCGTGTGTGAAAAGTGCACCCCTGCTGCTACTGTGGGGATTCAGTGGGTAGGAAGCAGCCATGTGATTCTATTCAAATGTATTTCTACAAAatagcacctctataaaagcagaagttttggcagtttgttGTTCTAgaacattcaggtgtgtgttcacttAATGCCAAGAAGGAaaaacatcagcaatgatcttagaagATCAGCTGTTGCAGCTCATTAATCTGGGAAGGTTCAGAAGGCCATTTTCAAACAATTTAGAGTCTATCATTCTaaagtgagaaagattattcacaagtggaaatcATTCAAGACAGCTCCCAAtgttcccaggagtggacgtcgcAGAAAGTTCACCCAAAGGTCAGACAGTGCAGTGCTCAGAGAAATTGTATAAaaaccaagagctacatctcagactctacaggcctcagttatcattttaaatgttaaagttcatgacagtacaattagaaaaagactgaacaaatatGAATTGTTTGggagggttgcaggagaaagccttctctgtgaaaggaacagcacaCCTTGGGTTTGCAAAGTTTCATCTGAACAAAACCACAGGACTTCTTGaccaatgtcctttggacaaacaagacaaaatagACATGTTTGGCCGTAATGCACTGAACCGCGTTTGGCCAATATCAGAACTAACACATCAAATCTAATGTCAAGCACGGCTGTGGAGGGATTGTGATTCTGTGAAACATCGTACCAGAGATGAGACAAATAAGGCTTGCTTTGGTCTGAATAGACATACTAATTAGACCAAAGCAAGAAACTACCTCTGCACTGGAGCATGGAACAGTATTGTTACATCATAGTCTGCATATTAAAAGTCAAAAGTCACAAATTTGCCCATCAATTTTGTCAAAACTCACACATTTTCAGGAAAAGTCGGTAGCTGCAACAAAACCGCAAAGCCGCAACGCAACAAACACCAAGTTTATGGTATCAATCTCTCAGTCTGTCTCTTCGACAAAGCTCATTTGTTAGACTGAGCTATAAACAATGAGGAAAAGAAAACTAAGCTGCAAGTACTCAGCTTGCAGCACACTCAGACAGAGCCAGGAAACACCCATGCGGTGTAGGTCAGCAAGATAATAAACAACCTGTCATTTAGATACGGCACTCCTTGCATCTCAATATTAGCACAGTCAATACCGTCACACGCACAGTTAAGTCTACAGCTACAGTTACAGCTCACCTTGATCATTGAACTGCACTGCCATCCTTGTGCCAGAATACCTCCACCAGGGCAGAATCCAGTTATGGACTGATGTGGACTCTGTGGGacaagacattctgctgcttctaactttctgTGGTAGATCACCACATAAGTAGCCTACAGtcgaattcactgcacagatgttgtctttaaaTTACTTGACTGgagattttgtcagatgatgctggGGTTGTAAATGTAGGTTTTATCAGCATTGGAGCAAAGCTGACATGTAAAGCTATAGCCTACTGGTTGAAAGGTAGTGAGATTGGTTAAACTCTTTTTTTCCTATGCGCACAAATGTTCAAGCACAGATATTTACGAGACTAAATTGCACCTGACAGATTTACATATGGGTGAGTTGACTTAATGTCATAGATCATCCCCAGATGATCGTCCTCATTACAGTAAATATACAAGATGAGATAATGTGTTAACATGGGAACTCTTTTTCATACTCACTATAATTCCTTAATGAGAACTTCATGAGACAAAAACGTTGTTTTCTTATGACAACAGGTCATATGTCGTAATCtcagaaaaacaaaaggcaGATTGCTCGAGAACACAAGATGAATTATACCATGAAAACAGACTTTGTTATGTTAGATATCTGAATAATCTACTTGATCACAAGGTAACAGCATCAAAATATATAACTGCAGTTGGGCCGCTCTGGACTTCCTTATTACTGACAGTAATTGCATGTTCTATTGGAATATTTCTTTATGAAATCTTCTATGATCATCAGTTTGCATACTATGAGCTAACAAAGTGAGGCAGAACCATCAACAGccactttcagcagccacagcagcagatTATACACAATTTCAAAGCTTTCCACACAGGCTCACAATGATGTGAGAGGCTTTTTCACTGGTCAGTATCTATTTTGGTCAGCACATTTGTCATTTTGGTCATTTTATCTTTTAGCTAGCAGCAGGCACAGCTGCTGTGATTACAGTGCTGATGCTTGGGTTGTTTAAAAATTAGCCCAGAGAGTGATCCTGTGGGCTGAAGCCACAGCAGTGAACAAAAAATGAGGGCTGTAGGTAGTTTACATAGCAGGCCCACTGAAAGAAAGGCAGTAGGCAGCAATTTATCCATGCATTTACTTAATGTTGTACACAAATTGCCTAATTAGCAATGTAGCGTTGacacgttattaattaatatttacctcgaaaatagtagggcaccacctcttttattttaatttgttacgttacagtccaaagaggaagactgtttaaaatcttgcaATCCTAGTATGTTATTTTAAGAATCAGTCTCATTCTGAGTCGTGCGTCCTATTTGGATTGGTAACCGGCTTTAGTAACTGTCTGTGACActcttaagtggcttaacataaacatttattcaacattgcacaggtatataggggtataaacaattgataaagagacagaaattagaattattggggaaaccaaaaaaaagggtaatagggaagaaaggagcaggccattaacagggttacctatcaaaaatgtgactaaatctggttcataacacggatattgtgccaacAGTCTTCTGCCCGCGTAGGTCTGTTCATTCGTCGCTTccagagaaagttttcactttatccacggtttcaaaagatctcaaaccagcaccttactttgtcgtagagtatcgtggttattacaaggtgagcgtcagtccttggagaccacgtttccttggttaccagcggctgggcgtcgttgttggagaccacgtttccttggttaccagcggctgggcgtcgttgttggagaccacgtttccttggtgaccggctgggtgacgtttagtcggctgttcttcttgggccgggcggtgtgatttagcaaacactcgcgtgtatcggaccagactttataaaaaaaaggaagtctaaaaaaaatgggaattaatagttacggagtaaaATAGAGAGAGGACAGAAGACTTGAGCTAAGAGCAAGCGATAAGACAAGAGAGAGGTCAAAAATTGTAAGCATAAGCTTaggggacaaagggagtggtcaaGGCTTGGAGGACCACAGGGAGGTCCCAGAGTTGCGGATTTTGAGAGTAAGCAGTAAGAGCGAGCTAAGAGGGGGAAGATGGTAGATATGAGAGGGAGAATCTCTGGTGCGCTCGGGTTTTAAACTCgaggtcacatgtcagctttcgtccaatcagagttcagctggcttttgacccaagggaaaaaggggggttgaccatgctgaattcatgagacaaaaaggggggattctgctcctttcttataccgtatttaacccatatgacagtgattttagacaatatagtgttcttaacagacaataatgtcacataaaagcaggcataaacacaaatatgagcatgaaacacttattagcatacaatact from Odontesthes bonariensis isolate fOdoBon6 chromosome 22, fOdoBon6.hap1, whole genome shotgun sequence encodes:
- the LOC142372582 gene encoding protein phosphatase 1 regulatory subunit 3C-like → MSCTRVLQDLSRHQSAVTQAELAMCLRLGQRQPLYQLLSISTLKPKQRPWQPTVGKHKTSLHSMHLSASLSSSLTMSRVPSKLRSCFRRNSGGGNKKRVVFADAIGLELTAIHLFNPEPSSPTSAPGMGPSPAQRQDQQSTSSKILCHKMQLGLPQSTQDFKTFLASQRERIVQLESCSISEHSLSGKVCVSHVSTKKVVHIRMTFDSWKTHYDIPCKFLQHQRCSGLDVDVFSFDINLPQNIDPKERCEFFVLFRPGPGSTHHWDDNRGQNYRVCMEKDESSASQGNTNHCDPTFSKQQPLAWPQVSACIQNSGNLQYLNRWLSSRA
- the LOC142373316 gene encoding protein phosphatase 1 regulatory subunit 3C-like, coding for MLVRPQIERRRHLPRTPISAAIVRRIQGEDDGATSSQITEPPSAEPESASWTLFMMLRYAHSMHLSASSSSSLTMSRVPSKLRSCFRRNSGGGNKKRVVFADAIGLELTAIHLFNPEPSSPTSAPGMGPSPAQRQDQQSTSSKILCHKMQLGLPQSTQDFKTFLASQRERIVQLESCSISEHSLSGKVCVSHVSTKKVVHIRMTFDSWKTHYDIPCTFLQHQWCSGLDVDVFSFDINLPQNIDPKERCEFFVLFRPGPGSTYHWDDNRGQNYRVCMEKDESSASQGNTNHCDPTFSKQQPLAWPQVSACIQNSGNLQYLNRWLSSRA